In the bacterium genome, CGGCTGGAGTTCGTCCATCCGGTATCGGGGGAGCCCTGCGTCTGCGAGTCGGGCCTCCCCTTTGACATGGAAGAGGTCCTTGCCGCGCTTCGGGGAAGCCCGGCGGGGGGAAGGTGAGCCGCTCCCTCGCCTTGCCGTTTCCGCCGGGGCTGTGCCATAAGCGAAGAAGATATACATTTACAAAAGGAACGAAACCGGAACTTTCTCACCGGAGAGACGACATGAGAGAAGTGGTGATCTTGAGCAGCGTCCGGACGGCGGGCGGCGCCTTCGGTGGTGCGCTCAAGTCCTTTACCGCCCCCGAGCTGGGGATTTTGGCCGCCCGGGAGGCCATTCGAAGGTCCGGGATCGCGCCCGGGCATTTCGATGAGGCCATCTTCGGGAACGGCTGGCAGGCGGGGGTCGGCCCCAACAGCGCCCGCCTGATCAGCGTCGGGTCGGGCCTCCCGAATGAGGTGCCCGCCTACACCGTCAACAAGCGCTGCGGTTCGAGCATCAAGACCGCCGCGCTGGCGGCCCAGGCCATCCGCGCCGGGGACGCCGGCGTGGTTCTCGCCGGCGGGGCCGAGAGTACGACGAACGTTCCCTATATCCAGCCGGGTGCCCGGTGGGGCAACCGCTTCGGGCACGCCGAGTTTCTCGATCTCATCTACAAGGACGGCTACATGTGCCCGCTCGCGGGCGAGCTCATGGGGGTGACCGCGGAGAATCTTGTGGAGAAGTACAACATCTCCCGCGAAGAGCAGGACGACTTCGCGGCCGAGAGCCAGGGGAAGGCGATCGCCGCACTGCAGGGCGGGCGGTTCGCGTCCGAGACCGTTTCCGTCGAGATCAAGGGGCGGAAGGGAGAAGTGACCCTTTTCGAAAAGGACGAGACGCCCCGCGAAGGGGTTTCGGCCGAGCAGCTCTCCCGCCTCAAGCCGGTTTTTCACGAAACCGGCTC is a window encoding:
- a CDS encoding thiolase family protein, with protein sequence MREVVILSSVRTAGGAFGGALKSFTAPELGILAAREAIRRSGIAPGHFDEAIFGNGWQAGVGPNSARLISVGSGLPNEVPAYTVNKRCGSSIKTAALAAQAIRAGDAGVVLAGGAESTTNVPYIQPGARWGNRFGHAEFLDLIYKDGYMCPLAGELMGVTAENLVEKYNISREEQDDFAAESQGKAIAALQGGRFASETVSVEIKGRKGEVTLFEKDETPREGVSAEQLSRLKPVFHETGSVTAGNSCSQADAGSALVLAARERAEELGAKPIAVLRGYASAGVEPKHMGLGPVPAIPKALKMAGLALEDMDLIEVNEAFAAQVIAVERELKWDRRKLNVHGGAIALGHPVGATGAKLIATCLSALEQRGGELGVVSACIGGGQGVAVVLQRVA